Proteins encoded in a region of the Populus alba chromosome 13, ASM523922v2, whole genome shotgun sequence genome:
- the LOC118028181 gene encoding vesicle-associated protein 4-2: MPFWQTSNGNGNAASSSTTTTSSSSTSSSSMSSNNSNGNNGCQQNQSNQLGETRSSLYYSTNAISFVTKSLLPTRRRLRLDPPNKLFFPYEPGKQVRSAIGIKNTCKYHVAFKFQTTAPKSCYMRPPGAILAPGESLTATVFKFVEPPENNERQLDQKSRVKFKIMSLKVKGEMEYVPEMFDEQKDQVAVEQILRVIFLDPECPSPALEKLKRQLAEAEAELETRKKPPEDAGPRVVNEGLVIDEWKERRERYLARQQVEVDSV, translated from the exons ATGCCATTTTGGCAAACAAGCAATGGCAATGGCAATGCCGCTTCTTCTTCTACCACTACcacttcttcatcttcaacatCTTCAAGTTCCATGAGTAGTAATAACAGTAATGGCAATAATGGTTGTCAACAGAACCAAAGTAACCAGCTTGGAGAGACAAGATCGAGTCTTTATTATTCAACTAATGCAATATCGTTTGTTACTAAGTCTTTGTTGCCTACTAGAAGAAGACTCAGGCTTGATCCTCCTAACAAGCTCTTCTTTCCTT ATGAACCAGGTAAACAGGTTAGGAGTGCAATTGGCATCAAGAACACTTGCAAGTATCATGTAGCTTTCAAG TTCCAAACGACTGCACCAAAGAGCTGTTACATGCGTCCTCCTGGGGCTATACTTGCTCCTGGGGAAAGTCTTACCGCAACTG TATTCAAGTTTGTGGAACCTCCAGAAAACAATGAGAGACAATTAGATCAGAAGAGCAGGGTTAAGTTCAAGATCATGagcttgaaagtgaaaggagaaaTGGAATATGTTCCTGAGATG TTTGACGAGCAGAAGGATCAAGTAGCAGTTGAGCAAATTCTGCGAGTAATTTTTCTTGATCCAGAATGCCCTAGCCCT GCACTGGAAAAACTTAAAAGACAACTGGCTGAGGCTGAAGCTGAGCTTGAGACACGCAAGAAGCCTCCAGAAGATGCAGGTCCCCGTGTCGTCAACGAAGGACTTGTTATAGATGAGTGG AAAGAGCGGAGGGAAAGATACCTGGCACGCCAGCAGGTTGAAGTTGATTCTGTGTGA
- the LOC118028168 gene encoding uncharacterized protein: MSTSRKAWIVTASIGAVKALKDQGFCRWTCTIRSLHQHAKNNMRSTPQAEKLSSSSSSMASSKLRKSSQSEEYLRKAMYLGCWGPY, from the coding sequence atgagCACATCAAGAAAGGCTTGGATCGTGACAGCTAGCATTGGAGCTGTGAAGGCATTGAAGGACCAGGGCTTTTGCAGATGGACCTGCACCATAAGATCATTACACCAACATGCCAAGAATAACATGAGGTCAACACCTCAGGCAGAGAAGCTttcctcttcatcttcttctatggCTTCAAGCAAATTGAGGAAATCAAGCCAGTCCGAGGAGTATCTGAGGAAAGCCATGTACTTGGGTTGTTGGGGTCCGTATTAA
- the LOC118028159 gene encoding uncharacterized protein, giving the protein MSSASKAWAVAASIAAVEALKDQGFCRWNYTIRSLHQHAKNQLRSFSLAKKLSSQTSTAVPGKLRENQKSKQSEESLRKVMYLSSWGPY; this is encoded by the coding sequence ATGAGTTCAGCAAGCAAAGCTTGGGCTGTAGCAGCTAGTATTGCAGCTGTCGAAGCCTTGAAAGATCAAGGATTCTGTAGATGGAACTACACAATAAGATCATTACATCAACATGCCAAGAACCAACTCAGATCATTCTCTCTGGCCAAGAAGCTCTCTTCTCAAACTTCTACGGCGGTTCCGGGTAAACTGAGAGAAAATCAGAAATCAAAGCAGTCAGAGGAGTCACTGAGAAAAGTCATGTACTTGAGTTCGTGGGGTCCTTACTAG